One region of Ornithinibacter aureus genomic DNA includes:
- a CDS encoding malate dehydrogenase encodes MSTTPVKVAVTGAAGQIGYSLLFRIASGSLFGPDTPVELRLLEITPALKALEGVVMELDDCAFPTLAGVQIGDDARTVFDGVNHALLVGARPRGPGMERGDLLEANGGIFAPQGKALNDVAADDIRITVTGNPANTNALIAMSNAPDIPTERFSALTRLDHNRAISQLSAKLGVPVTEIKKMTIWGNHSATQYPDLFNAEVGGRNAAEAVGDQDWLANTFIPTVAKRGAAIIEARGASSAASAASATVDHARTWAQGTAEGDWVSMAVRSDGSYGVQEGIISSFPVTVTDGQWSIVQGLEINEFSRTRIDATVAELVEERDAVKALGLI; translated from the coding sequence GTGAGCACCACGCCCGTCAAGGTGGCCGTCACCGGCGCTGCCGGCCAGATCGGCTACAGCCTGCTGTTCCGCATCGCCAGTGGCTCGCTGTTCGGCCCCGACACTCCGGTCGAACTGCGCCTGCTCGAGATCACGCCCGCGCTCAAGGCCCTCGAGGGCGTCGTCATGGAGCTCGACGACTGCGCGTTCCCGACGCTGGCCGGCGTGCAGATCGGTGACGACGCGCGCACCGTGTTCGACGGGGTCAACCACGCCCTGCTCGTCGGCGCCCGCCCCCGCGGACCGGGCATGGAGCGCGGCGACCTGCTCGAGGCGAACGGCGGCATCTTCGCTCCCCAGGGCAAGGCACTCAACGACGTCGCCGCCGACGACATCCGCATCACGGTGACCGGCAACCCCGCGAACACCAACGCGCTCATCGCGATGAGCAACGCCCCCGACATCCCGACCGAGCGCTTCTCTGCGCTGACCCGGCTCGACCACAACCGGGCCATCTCGCAGCTCTCGGCCAAGCTCGGCGTGCCGGTCACCGAGATCAAGAAGATGACGATCTGGGGCAACCACTCGGCGACCCAGTACCCCGACCTGTTCAACGCCGAGGTCGGTGGCCGCAACGCCGCCGAGGCCGTGGGCGACCAGGACTGGCTGGCCAACACCTTCATCCCGACCGTCGCCAAGCGCGGCGCCGCCATCATCGAGGCCCGTGGGGCGTCGTCAGCGGCATCCGCCGCCTCGGCCACCGTCGACCACGCCCGCACCTGGGCGCAGGGCACCGCCGAGGGCGACTGGGTCTCCATGGCCGTGCGCTCGGACGGCTCCTACGGCGTGCAGGAGGGCATCATCTCCTCCTTCCCCGTGACGGTGACCGACGGCCAGTGGTCCATCGTGCAGGGACTGGAGATCAACGAGTTCTCGCGGACCCGCATCGACGCGACCGTGGCCGAGCTCGTCGAGGAGCGCGACGCGGTCAAGGCCCTCGGCCTGATCTGA
- a CDS encoding ceramidase domain-containing protein: protein MTSQAPGGRDPRPVVATDPRRTGGSGRRRPGARDLRPLLVAGLTAVISLSLVLAAARFGWLGPDVGRGDGFCEAARPGWIRQPANTCSNLAFVIAGLAVAWYAADRVRLGLTLGAHPGLATAYAVLVVLLGPGSMAMHATQSDLGGHLDLLSMFLVSGFALAYALMRFLHRGPGLMAAVFVVAVVLGMAVHLRGGSVAVLGHLGNAAFAAQLWVAVGLEVALIRRRSPRQDVWFGLASLATLTLAFVIWTTGQRDHAWCNPDTLLQQHGAWHVLCAVAAYLLFRHYAAERAAGIPDAGNRGAQRQ from the coding sequence GTGACGAGCCAAGCGCCGGGCGGGCGCGATCCACGACCGGTGGTCGCCACCGACCCGCGCCGGACGGGCGGCAGCGGCCGTCGTCGACCCGGCGCGCGCGACCTCCGGCCGCTCCTCGTCGCGGGCCTCACCGCGGTGATCTCGCTCTCCCTCGTCCTGGCCGCCGCGCGGTTCGGATGGCTGGGCCCCGACGTCGGCCGCGGTGACGGTTTCTGCGAAGCGGCCCGCCCGGGTTGGATCCGTCAACCCGCCAACACGTGTAGCAACCTGGCCTTCGTGATCGCCGGGCTCGCCGTGGCCTGGTATGCCGCGGACCGCGTGCGGCTCGGCCTCACGCTGGGTGCCCACCCGGGTCTGGCCACGGCCTATGCCGTCCTCGTCGTGCTCCTCGGCCCGGGCAGCATGGCCATGCACGCGACCCAGAGCGACCTCGGGGGCCACCTCGACCTGCTCAGCATGTTCCTCGTCAGTGGTTTCGCCCTGGCCTACGCCCTGATGCGGTTCCTGCACCGTGGCCCGGGTCTCATGGCCGCCGTGTTCGTCGTCGCCGTCGTCCTGGGAATGGCCGTGCACCTGCGAGGCGGCAGCGTCGCCGTGCTCGGCCACCTCGGCAATGCTGCCTTCGCCGCGCAGCTCTGGGTGGCCGTGGGGCTCGAGGTGGCCCTCATCCGGCGTCGCTCACCCCGCCAGGACGTCTGGTTCGGTCTCGCGTCGCTGGCCACGCTCACCCTGGCCTTCGTGATCTGGACCACCGGCCAGCGTGACCACGCGTGGTGCAACCCCGACACCCTGCTCCAGCAGCACGGCGCCTGGCACGTCCTGTGTGCGGTCGCGGCCTACCTGCTCTTCCGCCACTACGCCGCCGAGCGGGCCGCTGGCATTCCGGATGCCGGGAATCGCGGTGCACAGCGACAGTGA